CGATGAGTCCGAGAGAATCCCCGACGTTGACGGTAGACCTTCCGGGAGGGTGGGGGACCTCTGATAGTCCCTGCAGGGTGATGGTGTCGTGCGTGCCGGTCAGTGTCAGGACGGCAGTTTGGGTGTCGAAGGTGACCGAACCTGCGAAGGGAGCGTAGAGGCTCTGTCGGTCCTTTGCATGCACCTCGACGGCAAGAGCGACGTTGATCGGTTCAAGTTCGCTGTGGGGACGGGCCCGGGTAAGGCGGGCTTCACCGTAGCGGGTCAGTAGGACCTCGGCGTCCACGAGGTCCCCGTCAATGAGGCGCTGTTCCTGACCTCGACCTTCCAGCCAGGAACCTTCGCTGAAGGAGTCGCTGTCCCAGCCCAGATTCACTGTCCGGGCTTGAGTGCGGAGCATCGGTTGCACCATCTGTGGGGAGGGTTCGGCTGGAGTCTTCGGTTGACCGATGGCGGCCCTGATGCTGGCTTCGGCGACATCCCAGTCGAAGCTTGCCGGAACGTTGAAGCACTCCCATTCCCGGTCAATGGCCGAGGAAGCGTACTCATTGTCTGGATCGATGGCGATTTGCTGCTCACCGCTGACCGCCAGCACCGCTCCGCGAAGAACGATCAGGGGCCACAAAGCTGTAATCTCAGCTTCGGTCAGAGGAAGTACGTCGTTGAAAGCCTTGACCAGCGGAAGAAGCGCCAGCGGTTGCTCCGGGGCATGGTGGAATACGGACGCACAGGCTACCGCGAGCTCGCTGATGCGCCAGCTGTACATCGTGTCACTGAAATCGATGATGCCTGCGATCCGCGTGCCACCTGTTTCATCTATGCAGAACACGACATTGTCGTCGGTAATGTCCCCGTGAATCGCCTGGACAGGCAACTCGTCTCTGAGCGGCCGGAGTCGTTTCCTCAGGCGGGACAAGGCGCTCTCAAGCAAGTCGCGCTTATGGGGATCCCGGACGAAGTGCAGCAATTCGGCGACGACTTCTTCGCCTACTCTAAGGTCCCACTGGAGGGCCCGTTCCAGTCCTGGGTGCTCGAAGCCGGCAAGGACGCTGGCGGCTTCGGCGAGGGTACTTCCCAGTGCGCCCAGAACCGTGGGGGAGAGGTGCTGCCTGTCAATGAGCGGCGTCCCGTCGACAAAGGTGAGGAGCCGGACGCAGTGGTCCCTGCCTGCTATTGAGGTGACGTGGATGGGGAACCCGGCAGGGGAAGACACCGGGACCGGGGCATTGAGACCCGCGGCGGCAAGCCGTTCCATCGCTGCGTTCTGCGCGGCAATTTCGTCCGATGAGAACGCCGGGTTGCTGACTTTCAGCAACCATCGCTGGCCGCCATCTGACACCAGGAAGTTGCGGTCTTGCTGGCTACCCAGTTCCTTGATGGACGTTACATCCACGTCGAAGAGGTCGCGCGCCAGCTCGGAGGCTTCCTGTGGGGACACATCAGGGCGGGGAAGGCCTTCTTGATCAATAACTGAAGCAGACATAGTTACTCTCTTGAAAAGATTGATGATGAAAAGTCACTCATGATGAACAATTAATAACGAATCATCATCCTATACGATGGTTCTATGGACGATCAAGAGTTTGATACGGAGTCATCGGTCGATGCTGCATCAGCCCAGAACCAAGGATTAGAGCATGTGGACGCTGTAGACCGTGTGCTGATCACTCACCTGCAGAAGGATGGCCGCATGCCGTACTCGGATCTGGCAGCCGCGGCAGGCCTGTCTGCCGGGGGTGCCCGCTTGCGGGTTAAGCGGCTCAAAGAGCGTGGAATTTTGGACGTGGTGGGCGTTACCGACCCTCTTAAGCTGGGGTACCGGAGCATGGCAATGCTCGGCATCCGCGTCCAGGGTGATGTCGAGGAAGTCGCTGACGCATTGGGGCGCATGGAGGAAGTTATCTACGTGGTCCTCGCTGCGGGCTCGATCGACATTCTCGCAGAAGTCATCGCTCCCGATAACGAAGGCCTCTTCGATGTCATCAACAGAAGGATCCGTTTAGTCTCCGGCATAGCCTCAGTCGAGACCTACACCTACTACCGGACCCACACCCACCGGTTCACTTGGGGCGTTCACTAGCCGCCCATCGCTGGAAAGTTTTCCCGAAGCACCCTCTTGACTCATACATGTGCCGCCCATCACAATAAGTGAATGGCTTTCACTAATAAAGAGGCAGCAGTCATGCCGCCCGCGACCGTCGGCATTGACGGCGGATTAAGAAAGAACGCAGTCGGAACCCGCGACATCGTGTTCTTGTTGGTGTCAGCGGCCGCGCCGCTGACCGTCGTGGTGGGGATTGCCCCGCTAGCCCTCGCTGTGGGCGGCGTCGGCGCCCCCGTCATTTATATCGTCGCGGCACTGAGCCTGGCGCTTTTCGCGATCGGTTTCATGGCCCTCACCCGACACGTCAACTCCTACAGCGGCTTTTACGGCTATATCTCCAAGACCCTCGGCCGTGTCGTCGGCCTTGGCTCCGGCCTCACCGCATGGATGAGTTACAACGGCCTTCAGATTGGCCTCTACGGACTGCTGGGAATCCAGGCCAATCTCGCCGTCAAGTCCTTCACCGGCGTCGAAGTCCCGTGGTGGCTCTACGGGATCGTGGCCATCGGGGCCGTTTGGTACCTGGGCTGGCGCGGGATCGATGTCGGCGCCAAGGTGGTCGCCGTCCTGCTCACTCTCGAAACCGCGATCGTTGCCATCCTCGCCGCGTTCGTCCTGGCCCAGGGAGGCGCACACGGGATCGGCTTCGAATCGTTCAGCCCCGAGGCCATCTTCTCCCCGCAGTTCGCCGCGGTCCTCGCCCTCGGTTTCTCGGCATTCATGGGTTTCGAATCCGGAGCCCTGTATCGCGAGGAGGCGCGGGACCCCGACCGGAGTGTCCCGCGTGCAACCTACATCTCCATCGCCTTCATCGGCGCGTTCTACGCCTTCGCTGTTTGGATCATCGTCCAGGCCTTCGGCCCGAACGTTGTCCAAGAGTTCGCCGCAGGCCACCTGGACGCTGGAGACACCGCCTACATCGCGGCGGGCAACTTCGTCGGCGAGTGGTGCGTGAACCTCATGAGCATACTGATCGTCACGAGCATCTTCGCTGCTCAGTTGGCATTCCACAACACCATCAACCGCTACACGCTGTCTTTGAGCAGGGAAGGGGTCTTCCCCGCGTGGGCCGGCATGATCAACCCCCGCTACCGCACGCCGTCGAGCGCCGGAATTGTCCAGTCCGTACTGGCCGTAGCTTCTGTGGTTGTGTTCGCGGCACTCGAACTGGATCCATTCACCCAGTTTCTGATCTGGATGAATACCCCAGGAGTACTCGGCGTGCTCTTCCTGCAGGCCCTCACCAGCATCGGCGTGGTGGTCTTCTTTATCCGCCAAAAGGACAAGACGCTCAAATGGTACGTGATTCCATCGGCCATCATCGCCACGCTCGTCATGTTCGCAGTCTCATTCCTCTTGCTGAGCAACCTCGAACTGATGACCGGAGCAGCAGCCGGGGGCGCGCTTAACACGATCCTTATCATGGTCTTGCCGACCATCTTTATCGTCGGCGTCGTCATAGCCCTCATCCTCCGCCGCGTCCGGCCCGACATTTACCAGCGCATCGGACAGGGCAAAGGAGAATGAATCCGGAGCCTAGTCTTGAGAGATGCAGAATCCCAGCAAAACCAGCCAGCTAGGACGGCCACGGACACCCAGGCTCTCACGGAAGGCAATCGGCCGCGCGGCACTTGAGATGTTCGAAGAGGAAGAGAGCCTTTCAATCCCGCGGCTCGCGGAACGTCTCGGTGTCCGGCAGTCATCCTTCTACAAGCACGTTACGGGCCGGCAGGAGATCATCGAACTGGCCCGTGGCGCCCTGGTGGAGCGGGCTCCGAAGCCAGAACTGACGTCCGGCAGCCTTGACGATGTCATCCGCCAGACCTTTGACGCACTCCGAACGGCCTACAGCCTGGCGCCGGCGCTCCTCCCCCTCCTGCTCACGCAACCGGTGTCACACCCGGCAGCATTGGAGGCCTACGACCGTTTTGCCGAAGCGTTTGAGCTCGCGGGGACGCCAAGGCATCTTGTCCTTCCCGTTTTGGAAACCCTTGACAGCGCCGCGATCGGCGCGAGCCTCGACGCGATAACCATGGAATCCGCTTGGAGCATCAAGGAAGAGGATCACGGCACCTTTCCCCATCTGACCGCGGCACAGAGAGCCGTGGCAGAGCACCCCGTGGACCGCTTCAGCTTCCTTGCCGATGTCCTTTCGGCAGGATTGCGGGCCGCCATCAGAGACGCCTGATCCTTCCCGGGCAGGCGTCGAACACCCGAATACAACCAGGAGTCATATCTTGACCACGCCCGAGCCCACAGATCTCATCATCCTCTCGTCCCGTATTCTCTACGGCGAGGAGCTCAAGGAAACGGCCGGCTTCGTCGCGGTCTCCGATGGCCGCATCGTCCTCGTCGGCCGAGCCGAGGCAGCCGAAGAATGGACTGCGCTGGCCAAGCACGTGGTCGACGTCGGCGATGCAACAGTATGCCCGGGCCTGATTGACGCCCACATCCACCCCATCGCCGGGGCGGACATCGCACGTGGCCTTGACCTGAACGGAATCACCGAGCTCGACGCCGTTCGCGCCGCCCTTGTAAAACACGCAGCCTCCACGGGCCACACCGTTGGTTCCGAGTGGCTCTTCGCCTGGGGGCTCGACCCGATCATCTTCGGGGAGGCAAGCTTCAACAACTCCCTCTTCGACGGAATCCTCGATGACGAACTCGTGTTCATCACCCTCTTCGACGGCCACGCCGCGCTCGTTTCCGACGCCGCCCTCAACCTCGCCGGCATCACCGGAGCGGAAGAGCTGCCGAGTACCGGCTATGTCGGCGTCGACCAGCTCGGCAAGCCCAACGGCATGCTCTACGAAATGGCTGCCCAGGACCTCGTCCGCAGCATCCTGCCCCAGCGCTCCTTCGAGCAACGCGTCGACGAACTCGAGAAACTCCTGCGTTCCATGGCCGAGTCCGGGCTGGTAGCGGGCCACATGCTTGACTTCGGCGTCCCGGAAACCATTGAGGTGCTGGAGGCCCTCGAGCTCCGAGGGGATCTCGGCATCCGGCTGCGGATCTCCCCGTGGCTCATGCCCGGCGCCACCGATGAGGATCTGCGGGCCATGCTCGCGATGCAGGGCCGGCACGGCAGGCGCTGGCACGTTCACGGGATCAAGCTCATGATGGACGGCACCATCGACAACGGAACGGCCTGGCTTTTTGAGCCAGACACCCACGGAGAATCCCTCCATCCGCTCTGGCACGATCCTGAGGCCCTAGCAGCAGCCATGAGGTTCTTCCACGAACACCGGATACCCACAACCACGCACGCCATTGGCGACAAAGCCGTCTCCTTCGTCGCGCGGACCATCGGAGACCTTCCCAAGAACGGCACGGTCCACCGGATCGAGCACATCGAGTCCATCCCGGATTCAGTCCTGGAAGAGATCATCCACGCCGGCGCCACCACGAGCCTGCAACCGACCCACTGCACCCTCTACAGCCGCGCCGACCACACAGACAACTGGTCTCGCAGGCTCGGCACCGAACGGGCCAACCACGCCTGGCGGACCCGCGACCTGCGGGACGCCGGAGCCGTCGTTGCCCTCGGTTCGGACTGGCCCATCGCTCCCTTCGACCCGCGGGCCATCATCGCCTCAGCCCAGACACGACGTCCAGCGGGAAGGCCGGACGTCCCACCCGTCCAGCTCCAACAGGCACTGTCCGCGCGTTCCGCGCTCGAAGGCTACACCAGCCAATACTGGCGGTCAGTTGGTGAAGAAGGCGGAATCGTTGAGGAGGGGGCCCGCGCCGACCTGACGGTGGTAGGGCACAATCCACTGACAACAGAGCCGGACGAGTTCGCCCAGACTCCGGTGATCCTGACCGTGGTTGACGGGAAAGTTGTTGTTGATAACCGTCTGGCCCTGGCAACGGGAATCGTTCACGTCGGTCAGGCATAGTTCCAGGCCACCGGGACGAACGCCCCGGCTTGAGCGCCTTGACGATGCCCTCACGGTGCTGGCGTCCGGCGTAGCGGAAGCTGTTGCGGATCAGGTGCACGTTATGCCGACGTCGGCATAACGTGCATAGTGGGTATCCGGTTAGCTCAGGTAGTCTGGCTAGATGTCGAGACCGGATTTTCCGCGGACGATTCTGGAGTTCCAGGCACGGTTTGGTGACGAGAAGGCGTGTCTGGACTATCTGGCTGAGTGCCGCTGGCCGGACGGCTACGTGTGTCCGCGGTGTCAGGGTCGGTATGCCTGGCCCCTGGCGGCGCGGGGACTTTGGGAATGCGCCGCCTGCCGTTACCAAGTCTCGCTGACGGCCGGTACTGTGCTCCACAAGACCCACACAGCGCTGCATTTATGGTTCTGGGCGGCCTAC
This genomic window from Arthrobacter sp. 24S4-2 contains:
- a CDS encoding aminotransferase; the protein is MSASVIDQEGLPRPDVSPQEASELARDLFDVDVTSIKELGSQQDRNFLVSDGGQRWLLKVSNPAFSSDEIAAQNAAMERLAAAGLNAPVPVSSPAGFPIHVTSIAGRDHCVRLLTFVDGTPLIDRQHLSPTVLGALGSTLAEAASVLAGFEHPGLERALQWDLRVGEEVVAELLHFVRDPHKRDLLESALSRLRKRLRPLRDELPVQAIHGDITDDNVVFCIDETGGTRIAGIIDFSDTMYSWRISELAVACASVFHHAPEQPLALLPLVKAFNDVLPLTEAEITALWPLIVLRGAVLAVSGEQQIAIDPDNEYASSAIDREWECFNVPASFDWDVAEASIRAAIGQPKTPAEPSPQMVQPMLRTQARTVNLGWDSDSFSEGSWLEGRGQEQRLIDGDLVDAEVLLTRYGEARLTRARPHSELEPINVALAVEVHAKDRQSLYAPFAGSVTFDTQTAVLTLTGTHDTITLQGLSEVPHPPGRSTVNVGDSLGLIGAEGITVWHTRSALENTRPHPPRFVRASEFSGYSALYQDPSQLLTGAPGFLGSEMSKNGDTDAVLERRRGAYNSLQGYYYDAPPQIERGWKEHLIDTNGRHYLDMVNNVSVLGHGNPVIASTAYRQWSRLNTNSRFNFNAVAEFSERLLAKVPKNLDTVFLVNSGTEAVDLALRLSKAFTKREDVLCCEESYHGWSLAADAVSTSTSDNPQAAQSRPAWVHVVDAPNDYRGTHRGEGAGVRYAEDAARLLHQLERDGKPIGTFIAEPRNGNAGAIGTPRGYLNAVYATVRNHGGVCIADEVQVGYGRLGAHFWGFEEHGAEPDIITMAKAMGNGHPLGAVITRREIADALAAQGAFFSSSGGSTLSSRIGLTVLDVIESDKLQANAAAVGQILTDGFTELMNKHDIIGTAHGMGLYQGLEFVRDHVTLEPAAEETRAICARMLQLGIIVLPTGDRQNILKIKPPLCFTAESARFFLRMLDKVLREGW
- a CDS encoding TetR/AcrR family transcriptional regulator; protein product: MQNPSKTSQLGRPRTPRLSRKAIGRAALEMFEEEESLSIPRLAERLGVRQSSFYKHVTGRQEIIELARGALVERAPKPELTSGSLDDVIRQTFDALRTAYSLAPALLPLLLTQPVSHPAALEAYDRFAEAFELAGTPRHLVLPVLETLDSAAIGASLDAITMESAWSIKEEDHGTFPHLTAAQRAVAEHPVDRFSFLADVLSAGLRAAIRDA
- a CDS encoding Lrp/AsnC family transcriptional regulator, which translates into the protein MDAVDRVLITHLQKDGRMPYSDLAAAAGLSAGGARLRVKRLKERGILDVVGVTDPLKLGYRSMAMLGIRVQGDVEEVADALGRMEEVIYVVLAAGSIDILAEVIAPDNEGLFDVINRRIRLVSGIASVETYTYYRTHTHRFTWGVH
- a CDS encoding APC family permease codes for the protein MAFTNKEAAVMPPATVGIDGGLRKNAVGTRDIVFLLVSAAAPLTVVVGIAPLALAVGGVGAPVIYIVAALSLALFAIGFMALTRHVNSYSGFYGYISKTLGRVVGLGSGLTAWMSYNGLQIGLYGLLGIQANLAVKSFTGVEVPWWLYGIVAIGAVWYLGWRGIDVGAKVVAVLLTLETAIVAILAAFVLAQGGAHGIGFESFSPEAIFSPQFAAVLALGFSAFMGFESGALYREEARDPDRSVPRATYISIAFIGAFYAFAVWIIVQAFGPNVVQEFAAGHLDAGDTAYIAAGNFVGEWCVNLMSILIVTSIFAAQLAFHNTINRYTLSLSREGVFPAWAGMINPRYRTPSSAGIVQSVLAVASVVVFAALELDPFTQFLIWMNTPGVLGVLFLQALTSIGVVVFFIRQKDKTLKWYVIPSAIIATLVMFAVSFLLLSNLELMTGAAAGGALNTILIMVLPTIFIVGVVIALILRRVRPDIYQRIGQGKGE
- a CDS encoding amidohydrolase, which produces MTTPEPTDLIILSSRILYGEELKETAGFVAVSDGRIVLVGRAEAAEEWTALAKHVVDVGDATVCPGLIDAHIHPIAGADIARGLDLNGITELDAVRAALVKHAASTGHTVGSEWLFAWGLDPIIFGEASFNNSLFDGILDDELVFITLFDGHAALVSDAALNLAGITGAEELPSTGYVGVDQLGKPNGMLYEMAAQDLVRSILPQRSFEQRVDELEKLLRSMAESGLVAGHMLDFGVPETIEVLEALELRGDLGIRLRISPWLMPGATDEDLRAMLAMQGRHGRRWHVHGIKLMMDGTIDNGTAWLFEPDTHGESLHPLWHDPEALAAAMRFFHEHRIPTTTHAIGDKAVSFVARTIGDLPKNGTVHRIEHIESIPDSVLEEIIHAGATTSLQPTHCTLYSRADHTDNWSRRLGTERANHAWRTRDLRDAGAVVALGSDWPIAPFDPRAIIASAQTRRPAGRPDVPPVQLQQALSARSALEGYTSQYWRSVGEEGGIVEEGARADLTVVGHNPLTTEPDEFAQTPVILTVVDGKVVVDNRLALATGIVHVGQA